A genomic window from Solanum stenotomum isolate F172 chromosome 10, ASM1918654v1, whole genome shotgun sequence includes:
- the LOC125841823 gene encoding haloacid dehalogenase-like hydrolase domain-containing protein Sgpp isoform X1 yields the protein MTAPNGENSTESSSPLAALAPLQAVLFDVDGTLCDSDPLHYYAFREMLLEIGYNCGVPVDEEWFIKTIAGKHNNDIASALFPDDQERGLKFCDEKEAMFRRLVKEQLKPIDGVYKVKKWIEDRGLKRAAVTNAPRLNAELIIEILGLKDFFDVVIIGSECERAKPSPDPYLKALELLKVSKEHTFIFEDSASGIKAGVAAGMPVVGLATRNPPHILMEAKPAFLIKDYEDSKLWAALEEIDTKSGATTTTV from the exons CAGTTCACCTCTCGCGGCACTTGCTCCCCTTCAAGCAGTTCTATTTGACGTAGACGGAACTTTATGTGATTCAGATCCACTTCATTATTATGCCTTCCGTGAAATGCTTCTAGAG ATAGGCTACAATTGTGGTGTGCCAGTTGATGAGGAGTGGTTTATCAAGACTATTGCTGGGAAACACAATAATGATATCGCATCTGCCCTTTTCCCTGATGATCAGGAACGGGGTCTTAAATTTTGTGATGAAAAGGAAGCTATGTTTAGAAG GTTGgtgaaagaacagttgaaacCTATAGATGGTGTTTACAAGGTGAAGAAATGGATTGAAGATCGTGGACTAAAACGGGCTGCAGTTACCAATGCACCTAGACTAAACGCTGAACTGATAATAGAAATACTTGGCCTAAAGGATTTCTTTGATGTTGTTATTATCGGAAGTGAGTGTGAACGTGCAAAACCATCTCCTGACCCTTACTTGAAGGCCCTTGAACTGCTTAAGGTGTCCAAGGAACACACATTCATATTTGAG GATTCTGCTTCCGGAATAAAAGCTGGGGTTGCAGCTGGGATGCCTGTTGTTGGGCTGGCAACTCGAAATCCACCTCACATACTAATGGAAGCAAAACCTGCTTTTCTTATTAAAGATTATGAAGATTCGAAGCTATGGGCAGCTCTAGAGGAAATCGACACAAAGTCAGGTGCCACAACAACTACAGTCTGA
- the LOC125841823 gene encoding haloacid dehalogenase-like hydrolase domain-containing protein Sgpp isoform X2 translates to MTAPNGENSTESSPLAALAPLQAVLFDVDGTLCDSDPLHYYAFREMLLEIGYNCGVPVDEEWFIKTIAGKHNNDIASALFPDDQERGLKFCDEKEAMFRRLVKEQLKPIDGVYKVKKWIEDRGLKRAAVTNAPRLNAELIIEILGLKDFFDVVIIGSECERAKPSPDPYLKALELLKVSKEHTFIFEDSASGIKAGVAAGMPVVGLATRNPPHILMEAKPAFLIKDYEDSKLWAALEEIDTKSGATTTTV, encoded by the exons TTCACCTCTCGCGGCACTTGCTCCCCTTCAAGCAGTTCTATTTGACGTAGACGGAACTTTATGTGATTCAGATCCACTTCATTATTATGCCTTCCGTGAAATGCTTCTAGAG ATAGGCTACAATTGTGGTGTGCCAGTTGATGAGGAGTGGTTTATCAAGACTATTGCTGGGAAACACAATAATGATATCGCATCTGCCCTTTTCCCTGATGATCAGGAACGGGGTCTTAAATTTTGTGATGAAAAGGAAGCTATGTTTAGAAG GTTGgtgaaagaacagttgaaacCTATAGATGGTGTTTACAAGGTGAAGAAATGGATTGAAGATCGTGGACTAAAACGGGCTGCAGTTACCAATGCACCTAGACTAAACGCTGAACTGATAATAGAAATACTTGGCCTAAAGGATTTCTTTGATGTTGTTATTATCGGAAGTGAGTGTGAACGTGCAAAACCATCTCCTGACCCTTACTTGAAGGCCCTTGAACTGCTTAAGGTGTCCAAGGAACACACATTCATATTTGAG GATTCTGCTTCCGGAATAAAAGCTGGGGTTGCAGCTGGGATGCCTGTTGTTGGGCTGGCAACTCGAAATCCACCTCACATACTAATGGAAGCAAAACCTGCTTTTCTTATTAAAGATTATGAAGATTCGAAGCTATGGGCAGCTCTAGAGGAAATCGACACAAAGTCAGGTGCCACAACAACTACAGTCTGA